The Chryseobacterium oranimense genome contains the following window.
TCAGAATTGCTGCTTTTCTCGGATAATTGGGTGAAAATACTGAGTAAAAGCTCATGAACAGAGAGTTCGGATGATGGGTCATTAATTTTTGTTTCTTTGAAAATCCTGTACATCAACAATTTTAAAGCAGGATCTTTCAAATTAAAGCTTCCTTCAACAGCTTCTTTTGAAATCTGAAACTTTTCAAACCAGTTTTCAGTAAGTTCCAGATGAAATCCTCTTGTGAAAATATCAGGCTTAATATTATAATGAGCATCTTCCCAATGGTGATAGAGTAATGTTCCTGCCTGGCAATCGTAAGTTTCTTTTTTATTTCCTTCCTTCATATTTCCCTGCAGCAAAAATGTGAAATAAGCATTTTCATGATAGTGCCAGTCAACATAAGGATGCGTGTATTCCGTGTCCGTAATAGTCAATCCATCAAAACGAAGTGTTTCATTGGTTTTTCCAAAAAATTCACCATTATGGAGGGTTTTCATAGTATCATTTTTTGTTTTAAAGATTCAATCTGGTTATACATTTTGTTGAAAAATATTTTTCTGTCACGGTTTCCCGAAGTGTTCAGAGATTTTGAATTTTTAATCTGGTGTTCAAAATA
Protein-coding sequences here:
- a CDS encoding AraC family transcriptional regulator, with translation MKTLHNGEFFGKTNETLRFDGLTITDTEYTHPYVDWHYHENAYFTFLLQGNMKEGNKKETYDCQAGTLLYHHWEDAHYNIKPDIFTRGFHLELTENWFEKFQISKEAVEGSFNLKDPALKLLMYRIFKETKINDPSSELSVHELLLSIFTQLSEKSSNSDKKPEWTRKITEILHENFTEKLSLTELSKALDVHPVHLSRSFHKHFHCTLGVYIRKLKINKSLALLNTGRTLAEVALECGFADQSHFIRSFKENTGITPLQYRNLLKK